The region GAGGAAGCATAGCAGGATTATTTAAACCTATAAAATTCAAAGAACATTTTGTAAATTTGGACTGGACAGTTCAGTGGGGTTTTGTCTTTAAAAAGACCATTCCTTTTTTCTGGATTCCGGCGCATACCATTACTTTTATGTTGCCTCCAGATTTTCAAGTACTCTTTGCAGCGTTATTAGGAATTGCCTTAGGAATGATTTTGGCTGTGGCTGGGATGAAGAAGAAATAAGAGAGTTAACAGTTAATAACTAACAGTTAATAGTTAACAGTGTTTGCAACAGAGTTAGTTAAGGAAAGTAGAAAGCTTTTATTTACAATAAGAAATAGTTCTTTTAATAATGAATCAATTAAAAATGATCAAATAATGGGTATGAAGGCTATGGTTTGGCTTACTATTCACTGTTAACTGTTCACTTTTAACTAAAATAAAATTATGAAAAATACACCAATCAATTACGACATCGTTAGCCAGAAGGTTAAAGAAAGTGGAGTGGCACAAGTGGGAAGTGCTTCCATCAGAGAAATCAAAAAGCTTGTTGACAATATTGAAAAGGCAACTGGGGATAAATTCATCAGAATGGAGATGGGGATTCCTGGAATTCCAGCTTCTCAATATGGAGTGAAAGCCCAAATAAAAGCCTTAGAGGATGGTGTAGCAGCAATATATCCTGATATTCAGGGAATACCTCCTTTGAAGAATGAAATCAGTCGTTTTGTAAAGAACTTTTTAGATGTGGATGTGGCTCCAGAAGGTTGTATTCCTACAGTAGGAAGTATGCAAGGTGGATTCGCTGCTTTTATGATGCTTTCTCGTATTCATAAGAAAAAAGACACCACTTTGTTTATCGATCCAGGTTTTCCTGTTCACAAAATGCAGCATAAAGTATTGGGTTTGAAATTCGATACTTTTGATGTTTATAATTATAGAGGCGAAAAGCTAAGAGAAAAATTAGAAGAGTATTTCTCAAAAGGAAATATCCATTCAGTTATTTACAGTAACCCTAATAATCCAAGTTGGATATGTTTTACCGAAACAGAATTACAGATTATCGGTGAATTAGCTACTAAGTATGATGTGGTGATTATGGAAGATTTAGCTTACTTCGCTATGGATTTCCGTAAAGATTATAGTGTGTTGGGAGAAGCTCCTTTCCAGCCTTCTGTAGCTAAGTATACTGATAATTATATGTTGTTCATATCCAGTTCTAAGAGCTTTAGCTATGCTGGAGAAAGAATTGGAATGATGGTGATTTCTGATGGGCTTTATCAACGAAAGTATGAAGATTTACTGCGCTTTTATCCTAATGCTGGATTTGGTTACTCTATGATATTTGGTACCATGTATCCTTTGAGTTCTGGGACTTCTCATTCTACTCAGTATGGCCTTCATGGCATATTGAAAGCGGTTAATGATGGTGATTATAATTTCCGTGATGAGGTGATGATTTACGGAGAAAAAGCCAAAGTAATGAAGAAGCTTTTCTTAGAGAATGGTTTCACTATAGTTTACGATAAGGATGAGGGCGAACCCATTGCCGATGGTTTCTACTTTACTTTTGCCTATGAAGGCTTTAGCGGAGTGGAATTACTTAATGAATTGGTATACTATGGCATTAGTGCTATTTCTTTAAGTATCACAGGTAGTGAGCGTCATGAAGGCGTTAGAGCTTGTGTTTCTTTGGTGAAAGAAGAGCAATTTGCTGATTTGAAATATAGACTAGAAGAATTCAATAAGAATAATCCTATAGGTTAATAAACATTTGATATCCTAAAAAAGGATTTCTCTGAATAGTCCTTAGTGGAGCTTTGAGTATTTATCTGCCCCTTTGTGTTATACCAAATGTAGGTGGAAATATGCCTAAAGCCATTAATGTAAGTTACAATGATATAGCATAAAGGAATGCAAAGAACCAAATGAAGGACCATTCTGTACAGGGCAAACGCATACTTTGTTAAAAATAATTAGAAAAATAACAGTACGCGTTTGCCCTGCCATTCTATATGGCTGCTTTTCTTGGGTTCAGAAAGACAGTATGTTAGACCTGATTGTAAGGAAGTCGGAGTTATTATAATATCTATCATTCCCATTCGAAGTCAGTAATTTAAAATCTTATTAAGAAGCCATTGATTTAGAATAAGAATTGATTTGAATAATTCAAGTTTCCTATAGCATTAATTAAATTCATTTAAATGAATTTAATTAATGCTATGAATGGCAGCTCTAATTTTCAAAAGCTTCACCAATAGCGCTTCCAAATATTCTAATTTCAGCATATTGGCTCCATCGGAAAGAGCGATAGCGGGATTGGGATGTGTTTCAATAAAAATACCATCTGCACCTACGGCAATTCCTGCTTTAGCAACGGTTTCTATTAATTCTGGTTTTCCTCCAGTAACTCCACCTTCTTGGTTGGGTTGCTGTAAACTATGAGTAATATCTAGAATAACAGGAACATTATTCTTTTGCATTTCGGGGATTCCTCTATAATCGATGACCATATCTTGATAGCCAAACATATTTCCCCTATCAGTAAGCATGATATTTTCGTTTCCAGATTCTCTCACTTTTTGAACCGCAAACTTCATGGAACCTGCACTTAGGAATTGACCCTTTTTAATATTGATGATTTTTCCGGTTTTGGCAGCAGCTACCAATAAATCGGTTTGGCGACAAAGGAAGGCGGGAATTTGCAGCACATCTACATATTGTGCCGCTATGGCAGCTTCTTCGGCACTATGAATATCGGTAACTGTAGGAATATTCAACTCCTCAGAAACTCGTTTAATAGCTTCTAATGCTTTGATATCCCCAATTCCAGTGAAGGAATCTAGTCTAGAACGATTAGCTTTTCTATAACTGGCTTTAAATACATAGGGAATATCCAACCTATCGCAAATGGCTTTCACCTCACGGGCAATTTCTAAAGGCATTTCTGTATTCTCCACGGCACAAGGGCCAGCGAGTAAAAAAAAGTTTTTATGCTGAGTAAGTTCCTGAAATATTGACATTATACTGCTTCGATTAGTTTGTTAAGACTCGATTTTATGGTTTCCACATCTTTTGTGGCAATCTTTTCGCATAGAGTGGTTTCTCTATCGAGTCGATATTCTAATATTTTATTCATAATCTCCTTGCCCAATGGAGTCATTTTAATGTCGATGGCTCTTCTGTCTGTTTTATTTGTCGAGCGAGTGAGATATTCTTTATTGACCATTTTGTCAATAATTCTGCTCACACGAGATAAGGAGAGTTGCATTTTTTCTGCTACACTATAGCTATTAAAATGAGTGCAATCTCTTAGACAGAGGAACATATTATATTCTGCTTGAGAAATATCGAGGGAATGAAAAAATGCTTCATCTCCTTGGATACATTTCTTCTTTAATTCGTAAATAAGTTCAAGGATAGTTGAATCTGCCATATTTATATGCTTTTATGCAAAAATAATCAGCCTGAGAAAATAAACAATAACAAAGTTTTTATTTTCAGCTTATTTTGAATAATTATTTACAAATTAGTTGATATTTAGGATAATATCGAGATTTCCTGCTTCATTTTCTGTAATAAATCCTGTTTTTCATCAAAAGGAAGAAAAGCTTGCTGAAATCCATTGAACATTATTTTGCTGACATCTTCCTGGGTGAAATGGAATAATTTAGCTGCCAATTCATATTCTTTAGAAAGAGTAGTTCCTGATATTAAAGTACTGTCGGTATTTATAGTTACCGCTACCTTTTTCTTAAAATAATCTTGAATAGGGTGTTTGGTTATGTCTTTTACGCTTTTTGTTTGCATATTACTAGTTAAACATACCTCTAAGCCAATTTGTCGGTCTACCACATAATTCAATAGCCCTGTATCCTCAAATAGATGGGTTCCATGGCCAATCCTTTGTGCACCTAAATAGTGAATAGAGTCAGCAATAGAATGCGCGCCATCAGCTTCTCCTGCATGAACAGTGCGGCAAAGGTTGTTTTTGATGGCTATCTCAAATGCTTTCATATGGTTTTTTGCAGGGTGTCCATATTCTTCTCCTGCTAAATCAAAAGCTACCACACCTTTGTTCTTATAATCAACAGCCAATTGAGCAAGTTCCATATTCTTTTGAACCTTATTTTGTCTCAACCCACAAATGATCAAATTACTTTTGATATCGAAGTCTTTCTCTGCTTGTTTTTTTCCTGATAATATAGCTTCCATCACTTTTTTAAGAGAAAGATGTTTTTGAAGATGTAGAGCAGGAGAAAATCTAGCTTCTATATATTTGATATGATCTTTAGAGGAGTCTTCCAAATATTCATACATGGCTCGTTCTAAGGCATCCTCAGTTTGAAGTACATTTAAAGTATATTCAAATGGTTTGAAATAATCCAAAAGACTGGTACAAGAATTGTCAATGGTTAGGGTTTTCAACAATTCGTCGTATTGATAGCTTGGGAGCTCAACCTGATGTTTTTGAGCCAATTCTAGAACGGTTTGGACTCTTAATCCTCCGTCTATATGACTGTGTAACTCTGCTTTAGGGGCTTTTTGAATAAATGCTTGTAAATCCATATTAAATGTTTGGCCTGCAAAAGTAGGGAATTATTGAGCAGCTAAGTCTCCGTGGGAGCCAAAACTTATTCAATTGTTAATAAGATTTTTGAGAGTTCAAATTATTTCAAGAAATGACCAATATGCCAATATAATACATCTTGCTGTATAGGCTTGGTGGTATATTCATTACAGCCTAGGTTCAGGCATTTTTCTTTATCGTCGGCCATTACATTGGCGGTAAGTGCAATAATAATGACATTGGGATTCATTCTTCTGATTCTTAAAGTCGCTTCATAGCCATCCATTTCAGGCATTTGCATATCCATCATTATCAAATCAATCTTATAACCTTGGTTCATATAATCCACGGCTTCCTTTCCATTTTGTTTCCAAATAACGTGAGCATGGGTGGCTTGTAACAAGGTTTTAAGGTAGAGATAATTTATTTTTTCATCTTCTACAATTAGTATGGTCTTTCCTGTAAGGTCAGGTGTAGTGACCTCATCCATGCTTGGTTTATCTTTTCCAAGTGCCAGTTTATGTGGGAATGAAAAGATAAATTTACTACCTTTTCCCTCTTCTGATTCTACAAGAATATTTCCTCCCATCATATTGCTCAAGGATTTACATATGGTTAATCCAACACCTGTTCCTTCAGAAATTTTTCTATCATTGTCTGCAACTTGTCTGAAGCTTTCAAATATATGTGGCAATTGGTTTTCTGGGATTCCTTTTCCCGAGTCTTCTATAGTGATATGAACCTGCTTTTCTTTAATTTCACATGCCATACTTACGTATCCATGTGCTGTGTATTTTACCGCATTACTAACCAAATTTTCAACTACTTGTTTTACCTTCATCTCATCGGCCTTAATGAAACATTTTTCTGATTCTAAGGCATTTTCAAATAATATTCTGATTTGTTTTTTAGTCCTCACTAATTCTGATTGGTATTTTGAAAATACACCATAGAGTAAATGACTCAGTTGGAATTCACTCTCAGAAATAGCGTGATGGCCAGCTTCAATTTTGGAAATGGTGACTATGTCTTCAATTATCTTGAGGAGATGGTTGCCGCTACGTTTCACTATTTTCAGATATCCTAGATAGGTTTCTGGAATATCAGCATCCTCAAGGACCAAACTCGTAAATCCTAAGATGTGATTTAACGGAGTCCTAATTTCATGACTAATATTAGAAAGGAATGCAGTTTTTAACCTAGCACTTTCTTCTGCTGCAGCTTGTGCTTTTTTAAGCTCCCTAATATCTATGAAACTTTCAATAATTACTTTTTTATCACCAAGTATAACCTGTCTTGCTGTTTTTAAGATGGGAATAGATTCTCCTCTCGCGTTGATGAGTATTCTTTCGGAATTGTTTACAGATTGTTTTAAATCCATAATAGGGCAACTACCTTCTTCGGCTGGACAAATAAATTGATGACATTCTTTTCCTACAATTTCTTCCTTCGTACTTCCAATATGTCTTATCGCTCCAGTGTTTAGTTCCAGTATCTTGAAGGTTTCTGGGTCAATGATAACAATTCCAAAATCAACAGATTCCAAAATAGTTACCAATCGGTTGTCATAGGATTCGGATTTATTATAATTCAATACCACTTTTAAAAAACCAATAGATTCTTCTTGCGAGTTTTTGATATTTACTATGGACATCAAACTCCTAATTTCATTTTCATTTTTATCAATGTGTTCTACTTCTCCATAATAGGAACCACTCAATTGGGCTTGTTCTAAGCTTGGCAATACACTTCTTTTCATTTGTGCCTCACTGTGGAATATCTTTATGTCATTTCCTGTTTTTAAATCATTGTTTTCGAAACCATGCATTTCTGCCCAAGCATGATTAAAACTAAATAATTCTCCCTCAGAAGTTATTAATGCAATTGGGTTATTGGTTTGTTCAAAAGCTGTTTTATAGTAATTATTTAATTGGTTATTATATTTTATTTTTTGATTTTTTTCTTTTTCAAATTGCTCATTTAGAAATAGATTAATCATCTCTATTGCAATAGCTTTTTCAGATTTTCTCGAGTCTTTTAAAACATGGTATCTGTCATCTTCTTCTGAAAATACAATTTTAGCTTTTATCGAATTCTCAAATGTATAGATGCTACCAGCATATTTATCATTAAATATTGGTTTGTGAAATTCATTACTTTCTTGGGTTTTAATATTTAACCAATAGAGAAATTCATCATTAGAAATTAAAACTTGGATGAGGTTTTTTTGTTTTGAGAAAACAGGGATAAGCTCTTCATTATCGAAAAGATAGACAAATATATTAAAATGATCTAATCTAGGGATTAGACTCAAGCTTTTTGTCAGTTTTGACCAGAATCGTGATGCTGTATGATGGTCAGATGGTTTCATAATATTTGTTCTCAAACAAACTTAGTGAAAAATTTTGAGTTTTCATAGAAATTAACGAAATTTGAAAGAACGAATCATGCAAAAAATGAAATAATTAAGATATTATGAAAGAAACAATTAGCACAGAAGTAATGGAGAAAGCACAGGTGTGGCTTGATGGAAATTACGACGAAGAAACCAAAGCTGCCATCAAAGACATGATGGAGAACAATCCGCAAGAATTAACAGAATCTTTTTATAGAGATTTAGAATTTGGAACAGGAGGTTTGCGAGGCATTATGGGAGTGGGAACCAATAGAATGAATAAATACACTGTTGGAATGGCTACTCAAGGTTTAGCCAACTACATGAAGATGATGTTTCCTGATCGGAAAGATTTAAGTGCTGTGATTGCCTACGATTGTAGAAATAACAATACTTTATTCTCTCAAATTTCAGCTGATGTACTTTCTGCCAATGGCATTAAAGTGTATCAATTTGATGCTTTAAGACCAACTCCAGAATTATCTTTTGCTATTAGAGAATTAGGATGTCAGGCAGGTATTGTTATTACGGCTTCTCACAATCCAAAGGAATATAATGGCTATAAAGTATATTGGGAAGATGGCGGACAGCTGATCAATCCTCATGATGTAAATGTGGTAGCAGAAGCCAGAAAGATTGTCAATATTGATGATGTCAATTTTAAAGGAAATCCTGAATTACAAGAGATTGTAGGGGAGGAATTAGATAAGAAATATGTGGATGGAATTAAAGGATTAACCTTATCTCCAGAGCTTATTGCCAAGCATTCTGACATTAAAATTGTATATACTCCAATTCATGGAACAGGCGTTGAACTAGTACCGAGAGCTTTAAAAGAGTTTGGTTTCGCCAATGTATTTAATGTACCAGAGCAAGATGTGGTTAGTGGAGATTTCCCTACGGTACATTCCCCAAATCCTGAGGAGTCTGCTGCATTAAAAATGGCTATGGATAAAGCTATGGAAGTAGGAGCCGATCTGGTAATGGCAACAGACCCAGATGCCGATAGAGTGGGAATAGCGGTAAGAAACGAGCAAAACGAGTTTGTGATTCTCAATGGTAATCAAACGGCAGCCCTCCTCACTTATTATCTTTTTAAGAAGTGGGACGAGAACGGTAAGTTAGATGGTAAACAGTTTATGGTGAAAACTATTGTAACCAGTGAGTTATTGATAGATATGGCCGATAAATATAAAATTGAAAGCCATGATGTACTTACAGGTTTCAAATTCATTGCTGATATCATCAGACAACTAGAAGGTCAGAAAACCTTTATTGGAGGTGGTGAAGAAAGTTATGGTTTCTTGATTGGTGATTTTGTTCGTGATAAAGATGCCGTAAGTGCCTGTGTGATGGTTGCTGAAACTGCAGCTTGGGCTGCTGAACAAGGCATGAATCTTTACCAATTGCTTAAAGAAATATATGTAGAATACGATTTCTATTGGGAGCGTTTAATTTCTGTAGTAAAGAAAGGAAAAGCTGGTGCTGAGGAAATCCAACAAATGATGGCAGATTATAGAACTACTCCTCCTGTTGAAATCAACGGAAGTAAAGTTTCTATGATTAAGGATTATCAATCGTCTGTTTGTAAAGATGTAATAAATGGAACGGAAAGAGATATTGATTTACCAAAATCGAA is a window of Lentimicrobium sp. L6 DNA encoding:
- a CDS encoding pyridoxal phosphate-dependent aminotransferase, whose amino-acid sequence is MKNTPINYDIVSQKVKESGVAQVGSASIREIKKLVDNIEKATGDKFIRMEMGIPGIPASQYGVKAQIKALEDGVAAIYPDIQGIPPLKNEISRFVKNFLDVDVAPEGCIPTVGSMQGGFAAFMMLSRIHKKKDTTLFIDPGFPVHKMQHKVLGLKFDTFDVYNYRGEKLREKLEEYFSKGNIHSVIYSNPNNPSWICFTETELQIIGELATKYDVVIMEDLAYFAMDFRKDYSVLGEAPFQPSVAKYTDNYMLFISSSKSFSYAGERIGMMVISDGLYQRKYEDLLRFYPNAGFGYSMIFGTMYPLSSGTSHSTQYGLHGILKAVNDGDYNFRDEVMIYGEKAKVMKKLFLENGFTIVYDKDEGEPIADGFYFTFAYEGFSGVELLNELVYYGISAISLSITGSERHEGVRACVSLVKEEQFADLKYRLEEFNKNNPIG
- the kdsA gene encoding 3-deoxy-8-phosphooctulonate synthase, whose product is MSIFQELTQHKNFFLLAGPCAVENTEMPLEIAREVKAICDRLDIPYVFKASYRKANRSRLDSFTGIGDIKALEAIKRVSEELNIPTVTDIHSAEEAAIAAQYVDVLQIPAFLCRQTDLLVAAAKTGKIINIKKGQFLSAGSMKFAVQKVRESGNENIMLTDRGNMFGYQDMVIDYRGIPEMQKNNVPVILDITHSLQQPNQEGGVTGGKPELIETVAKAGIAVGADGIFIETHPNPAIALSDGANMLKLEYLEALLVKLLKIRAAIHSIN
- a CDS encoding MarR family winged helix-turn-helix transcriptional regulator translates to MADSTILELIYELKKKCIQGDEAFFHSLDISQAEYNMFLCLRDCTHFNSYSVAEKMQLSLSRVSRIIDKMVNKEYLTRSTNKTDRRAIDIKMTPLGKEIMNKILEYRLDRETTLCEKIATKDVETIKSSLNKLIEAV
- the add gene encoding adenosine deaminase; protein product: MDLQAFIQKAPKAELHSHIDGGLRVQTVLELAQKHQVELPSYQYDELLKTLTIDNSCTSLLDYFKPFEYTLNVLQTEDALERAMYEYLEDSSKDHIKYIEARFSPALHLQKHLSLKKVMEAILSGKKQAEKDFDIKSNLIICGLRQNKVQKNMELAQLAVDYKNKGVVAFDLAGEEYGHPAKNHMKAFEIAIKNNLCRTVHAGEADGAHSIADSIHYLGAQRIGHGTHLFEDTGLLNYVVDRQIGLEVCLTSNMQTKSVKDITKHPIQDYFKKKVAVTINTDSTLISGTTLSKEYELAAKLFHFTQEDVSKIMFNGFQQAFLPFDEKQDLLQKMKQEISILS
- a CDS encoding ATP-binding protein, with protein sequence MKPSDHHTASRFWSKLTKSLSLIPRLDHFNIFVYLFDNEELIPVFSKQKNLIQVLISNDEFLYWLNIKTQESNEFHKPIFNDKYAGSIYTFENSIKAKIVFSEEDDRYHVLKDSRKSEKAIAIEMINLFLNEQFEKEKNQKIKYNNQLNNYYKTAFEQTNNPIALITSEGELFSFNHAWAEMHGFENNDLKTGNDIKIFHSEAQMKRSVLPSLEQAQLSGSYYGEVEHIDKNENEIRSLMSIVNIKNSQEESIGFLKVVLNYNKSESYDNRLVTILESVDFGIVIIDPETFKILELNTGAIRHIGSTKEEIVGKECHQFICPAEEGSCPIMDLKQSVNNSERILINARGESIPILKTARQVILGDKKVIIESFIDIRELKKAQAAAEESARLKTAFLSNISHEIRTPLNHILGFTSLVLEDADIPETYLGYLKIVKRSGNHLLKIIEDIVTISKIEAGHHAISESEFQLSHLLYGVFSKYQSELVRTKKQIRILFENALESEKCFIKADEMKVKQVVENLVSNAVKYTAHGYVSMACEIKEKQVHITIEDSGKGIPENQLPHIFESFRQVADNDRKISEGTGVGLTICKSLSNMMGGNILVESEEGKGSKFIFSFPHKLALGKDKPSMDEVTTPDLTGKTILIVEDEKINYLYLKTLLQATHAHVIWKQNGKEAVDYMNQGYKIDLIMMDMQMPEMDGYEATLRIRRMNPNVIIIALTANVMADDKEKCLNLGCNEYTTKPIQQDVLYWHIGHFLK
- a CDS encoding phospho-sugar mutase, which gives rise to MMKETISTEVMEKAQVWLDGNYDEETKAAIKDMMENNPQELTESFYRDLEFGTGGLRGIMGVGTNRMNKYTVGMATQGLANYMKMMFPDRKDLSAVIAYDCRNNNTLFSQISADVLSANGIKVYQFDALRPTPELSFAIRELGCQAGIVITASHNPKEYNGYKVYWEDGGQLINPHDVNVVAEARKIVNIDDVNFKGNPELQEIVGEELDKKYVDGIKGLTLSPELIAKHSDIKIVYTPIHGTGVELVPRALKEFGFANVFNVPEQDVVSGDFPTVHSPNPEESAALKMAMDKAMEVGADLVMATDPDADRVGIAVRNEQNEFVILNGNQTAALLTYYLFKKWDENGKLDGKQFMVKTIVTSELLIDMADKYKIESHDVLTGFKFIADIIRQLEGQKTFIGGGEESYGFLIGDFVRDKDAVSACVMVAETAAWAAEQGMNLYQLLKEIYVEYDFYWERLISVVKKGKAGAEEIQQMMADYRTTPPVEINGSKVSMIKDYQSSVCKDVINGTERDIDLPKSNVLQFFTEDGSKVSVRPSGTEPKIKYYFGVKAPLDKVENFDAVHQNLDARIEGIISSMELR